Proteins from a genomic interval of Sphingopyxis sp. QXT-31:
- a CDS encoding glucose 1-dehydrogenase: protein MAGQGRIAGKIAFVTGGASGLGLDIVRRFVAEGASVVIADIDTAAGEALAAELGQRFVKLDVSEEADWLTALGNCDRIDILVNNAGITTHGSIEDLTLEAFRHEFSVDVDGVFLGCKHVIPKMKEHGGSVINMSSMCGVRAQGDLAAYNAAKAAVTHLTKSAALHYARKGYGIRCNSVHPGAIHTPILDKVMAQVDDPQALYDGWVATHPVGRLGKPEEISAIVLYLASDESAFATGAEFRVDGGSSL, encoded by the coding sequence ATGGCAGGGCAAGGCCGCATCGCGGGCAAGATCGCGTTCGTCACCGGCGGCGCATCGGGGCTGGGGCTCGACATCGTCCGCCGCTTCGTCGCGGAGGGCGCAAGCGTCGTCATTGCCGACATCGACACCGCCGCGGGCGAGGCGCTCGCCGCCGAACTCGGCCAGCGTTTCGTCAAGCTCGACGTGTCGGAAGAGGCCGACTGGCTCACCGCGCTCGGCAACTGCGATCGGATCGACATCCTCGTCAACAATGCCGGGATCACGACGCACGGCTCGATCGAGGACCTGACGCTCGAAGCCTTCCGTCACGAATTTTCGGTCGATGTCGACGGGGTCTTTCTAGGCTGCAAGCATGTGATCCCGAAGATGAAGGAGCATGGCGGGTCGGTGATCAACATGTCGTCGATGTGCGGCGTGCGCGCGCAGGGCGACCTGGCCGCCTACAACGCCGCCAAGGCCGCGGTGACGCACCTCACCAAGTCGGCCGCGCTCCATTATGCGCGCAAGGGTTACGGCATCCGCTGCAATTCGGTGCATCCGGGCGCAATCCACACGCCGATCCTCGACAAGGTGATGGCGCAGGTCGATGATCCGCAGGCGCTGTACGATGGCTGGGTCGCGACGCACCCCGTCGGGCGGCTCGGCAAGCCCGAGGAAATTTCGGCGATCGTCCTCTACCTCGCATCGGACGAGTCCGCCTTTGCCACCGGCGCCGAGTTCCGCGTCGACGGCGGCAGTTCGCTCTGA
- a CDS encoding SDR family NAD(P)-dependent oxidoreductase, protein MAGRLDGRAALVTGAGSGIGLATARRLTADGARVLTTDRAGDVDIVADVTEAGVNAGLVDEAARRLGRLDIVVACAGITGMQMLDGHDDEFFDQMMAVNVTAVFRLMRDALPLLKSSPHGRIILIGSVMSSFGEAGMAAYSASKHAVLGMAKSVATEVGAYGITVNCIQPGAIDTPMTAPAFSAMPEFKQRWIDKAALGRLGQPEDIADVAAFLASDDARFMSGHGLFVDGGATQRQ, encoded by the coding sequence ATGGCGGGCCGCCTCGACGGCCGCGCCGCGCTCGTCACCGGAGCGGGATCGGGGATCGGGCTTGCGACGGCGCGGCGGCTGACCGCCGACGGCGCGCGCGTGCTGACCACCGACCGTGCGGGCGACGTCGATATCGTCGCCGACGTCACCGAAGCGGGTGTCAACGCGGGGCTGGTCGACGAGGCCGCCCGCCGGTTGGGCCGGCTCGATATCGTCGTCGCCTGCGCGGGCATCACCGGCATGCAGATGCTCGACGGGCACGACGATGAATTTTTCGACCAGATGATGGCGGTCAACGTCACCGCGGTCTTCCGCCTGATGCGCGACGCGTTGCCGCTGCTCAAAAGCTCGCCCCACGGCCGGATCATCCTGATCGGATCGGTGATGTCGAGCTTCGGCGAGGCGGGCATGGCGGCCTATAGCGCGTCCAAACATGCGGTGCTGGGCATGGCCAAATCGGTCGCGACCGAGGTCGGGGCTTATGGCATCACGGTCAATTGCATCCAGCCTGGCGCGATCGACACGCCGATGACCGCGCCCGCCTTTTCGGCGATGCCCGAATTCAAACAGCGCTGGATCGACAAGGCCGCGCTCGGGCGTCTCGGCCAGCCCGAGGACATCGCCGACGTCGCCGCCTTCCTCGCCTCCGACGACGCGCGTTTCATGTCAGGCCACGGCCTGTTCGTCGACGGCGGCGCGACCCAGCGTCAATAA